A window of Hordeum vulgare subsp. vulgare chromosome 5H, MorexV3_pseudomolecules_assembly, whole genome shotgun sequence genomic DNA:
ACGGACACTTTGAAATGGATTCAACTGCAATGCGCCTAGAGTGAAGAAACTCCAACAAGATCTCTTTGACATTAGCAAAAGCTACCTCACCTTGAGGCATTGGGACGATCGTGgcgatggcgaggttctcattgcACTGAACTAGCGGACCATGGAGGACCCTGACACGGGCCGGACTCCCTTGGACTTCGATGGCGTGACATCCAGCAGGCAGAAATGGCGAAGGATCGAAGGGGAAGGTGGCCATCTCCGGCGACGGCGAAGGTGACAAGCTCGAGGTGGCTAGGCAGGTTTCTCCAGACAAAGGGAGGGAGAGACGCAGAGACGGAGGAGGTCGGTGGGAATGCGAGTCGCCAGGGGCACTTTCGTCAAGATTCAGGGGTCCATTCTAAGCAACTGAATGAATGCGGGCTTGAGCGAGGGGACGCGAGCTGTCGCTGACTGCGGGACCCTTCTCCATCTGATGGCTGGCAGCGCGGCAATCATCCAAAACAGGAGGATTCTGTCTCAGATTAGCAGGGTAATAAGTCATAACAGGGGCACTGATTGAGGTCTTCAAGTGGCAATTAGCCTGAATGTGGCCCGGCCTGTTGCAGCCTTTACAACGGATCCTGCTAGTGCATTTGGGCCGCAGGTGGCCCAAAGAGAGACAGCAGACACAGAAGCTTTTCTGCTGGGCTTGGGCCAAAGCTGGATCAGAGTTGCGAAAAGAAGGCCTGGAGTTTTGAAAACCCGAGGAAATCGCCCTACCCAGCGCAATGTTATTGGGCGAAGTTAAGACAGGGTTTAAATCCGACACTAATTGAGCAAGACGTTCAGAAACTGAAACACGATTCGAAATGGGAGATCTGGAAGTTTGATTTTCAGAGGGGAAGATCCTGGGAGATTGAACCACATTTGCATATGATAGTCTCTCATTTGAACAATTGACTACAGTCCATTCTCGATCAAGTTCTTGCTGATAGAGACGGAATTCTTTTTTGAAATCCAGGCCACCATtgccccaaagaagaaaaccaagattAAACAGATCTGAGGCAATATTTCCTCCTTTAATAATAGCAAATCCAACTTCTTTGGAAGAAACACTGAACTTGAAAGACCAATTTTGCAGCAGGTAGCTTTGAAGCGGGATGCATGACCCCCCAGGCAAGATTGAAGGATAAGACTAACCGATTCAGGGTTGATGCGAATCTTGGATCGAGGGAACTCAGCGACCATGATGAACTCCCGATGCTTTCCTCCCTCAAAATGATTGATGCAAACTCCATATTCTTTCCAGATGAAGGCTTCAAAGGCCAGCCCTGGCTCGAACTTGAGATCCGAGAGCCATCCAGAGAGGTCTCTAAAGCTGTATTTTTTTATAGTCGATTTGATATATTTCCAACTAACAAGATTTTAATTCTTTAAGTTGGGAAAGGTAATGCAGATCAGAAGCAATTGCCCtggattcttctttttcttctctgcaAAGTAAGGCtacgacaataataagaacacttGATGGCAATTACCTTTTCGAGTCCAGTGATGTATGTTCTTGAATGAACTCGTGCAACATCATCAAGTGAAGCAGGGTAGAAATTTCGGATTTCAAGAATCTGTGAACCCCGATGCTGAATACAAAACAAATAAGATGTCATATAGTTACAAGCTCATGTCAGAACATTgattttttccagtgagatgtgaTAGAGTAcagatgaggatatgagaaagaaATATGCAAAACTTATCGAGATTTAACTGAAAACACTtaaattgtactccctccgttccatattAGTTGTCGCTtgtgttgaagtgtatatgtggattgccaagccctttccatcagttgaGAATTTTGGTTGCGTtgactagtgcatgaagcttaacatagtATCAGAGCTAAGGTCTTGGAATTCAAGTCCTGGCTTTCGCAATTTATTCAGAAATTGCTGCTGCCCCCTCTGTGTCCACATATAGGCCTCTTGAGCCATACCTCTAAGTCTATCCGGACTATTGATTGCGTTGGCtcatgcatgaagcttaacagatTGTACTAAATCAGCGACCACTaatatggaacggagggagtatcttcttcttattattgttTACCTATCACTATAGTCCATTTTTATCATGCAAGAACATGCAACTGCATACTTTTGGAACAAAATAGAGCATGCCACTTTTAACTAAAGTATacgcactcggagaaatttaaaaGATAAGGGCAAAAAAAATCTGTTAAAACTTATAAAATGTAATATTACAAAAGTTATAAGAATCCAAGGTTCTATTTTGCTTACATACCTTCGATGTAAGCTCCAATTTTTCGAGAGCATCAACTATTGCTGGCActcttttgtttgattctggATGTGCTTCCTAAATATCATTATATAAGTATATTAGTATATAAATTAGACAATACAATTTGACATGTCATGATTATGCTACGATGTACCATTTGTTTTACATAATTTACACTTTGGAGTTTGGACACACAACTTATACAGTATGATTTGATACCAGGATGTCCCTAAGCAAAGATTGTATATAATATAGCTCGACAGTAAGTTATTCTCTTGACAGATTGAAGTTACAAAACATAGTTGGATAGGATACCtttattcccctcagtttgatcAAATTTAGTACTTCAAATCACCCAGCATCTATATATACATACAAATACTTGTGACCTGGATGTGAAATCAGCGAAGCATTAGAGATAGCTTACCTTGTTATGACCCATGGCAGGAGATGCACAATAGAGGATGCGAGCATCACGAAGCAAACTACCCGGCAAAGACGAATCCTTTGGAGCACCATTTACATGTGAGACAGAAGCTCCATTGTGACTCGCTGCACACTGTGCAAACCGACCCCCATTCAGGTTCTGATTTCTCCCGGTGGTTAGTAAGCTGCTCCAGGTCAGGGGATGATGTGTTCCATAGACACGGTACTGTCTGAGCAAAGGAAACGCCCTTCCTGAGAGACGTGGCAGGCAGTTGTCTAAATATGTTATGGAGGTCAGGTTACTGCCATACACGTATAAACAGAAAACAGACTAAATGAGCAGCAAAAGGATACCAAGAACTCTGGTAAACTGGGGACCTAGTTACGCCTGGGCATTTACACAAGCAGGTGGTAGGCAAGTGACATCTACTAGTGGAAGCATGAATCGGCAAGCGACGGAGCAAGTGGGTCTACCATCCTACCTCCAAGCATCGGTAGGGATGGTGGTATCCGCAGCAGCTCCATCACCTCAGTAaaagcgctctctctctctctctctctctggctcGATCTCCTCTTATCCTCCCTCGGTTGAACAAGAATCACCGTCGCTAGCGGCTCCGTTCGCTAGTCGCGTCGCCACACAACGGagcgcgagatgggctgggcagaGCCCAAGCCCAGTCTCACTCACTCTGGGCTGAATGAGTGGGCCGAATCAACTAGCGGCTCCGTTACAGAATCACCGTCTGTCGTCTTTCAATTGATTTCTTTGACCCCctcaaaaaacattttttgatttCTTTGACTTGTTGGTTCGATTTCTCTTCTCAAAAGAAACCCCAACACCGGCGTCGGAGCAGCGGCGGCAAgcaaaagaaagaggaggagcaagTGGTCATCTTGGTAAGCTATCAACAAAAATTACAATCAAAGAGGAGGAGCGAGATGGCGCAGCCGAGCAAGGAGCCGTGCAAGAAGGAGGCGTGCGACATCCAGGCCTGCCTCTCCAAGAACCTCTTCGATTCCAACAAGTACGGCCCCGTTCTCTCTCCTTCTCTTGCTCTTACGGTTGCTGCAAGGGATTCATGCTGCATAGTTCTGGATAGTAACTGGGGGGTTGGGGAATTCGAGCCCGATGCTTGGGCATGCCCTGGGGTTGGGATTGGGGAGACCTAGGTAAGCATTGGAGCTGGACCTAGTAAGAATTGGGATTTAGGAGCCATCGTGACCTCATGCCACGGTGGACTTCCTGTCAGGAACAGAGTTACTGACGAACTAAAACTCTAGCGAATAACAACGAACTTTGGAGACTCAAGTTAGGCCAAGGGATGGATCTATTGCCCAGCAAAGGGTAAAAATGAGTTGAGCATGCCGCCGGCGGCTTAGGGTTTCACCCACACATGATTTACATGCCTCTAAGGGCTGGAActagtgggccagtagaatctatggcggaacgccttggccaccaaggttctagaggcggcatgatgcccacaattcccctggtgaatgtctctgaggatctcctgtcccttttctgattcgacgcagcgttggaacacgccggtcacgtTGCGCCGTactagctcgcgattgatgatggcataggctgcagacctgcgctggatctgcctcgcctccgcctcgtcctgaggaagttcgccgcggaggaggaaggccaggatagtttgagcccatgacggagccgacacaagggttgcctccgcctcgacctgactgttaggggcttctgcagcccccgagcttgatggagccgcggtcgtggactcgagacaaggtgtctctggtGTTGCTGCGGCAgttggctcgccgtctacctccatgacgtccacccactgggtgtcgagatgaTAGGATTCGAGGCCAGgcggagccggagttgttgttgCAGCCGGTGCCGGTATTGGAGTCGGCGTGGCCAACGTAGCCGGCACAGAAACtgtagccggcgtagttggtggagccgacggcgcttgcaccgtggactcggctggtgccgctattggagtcggcatagccagcgtagccggcCTAGGAGCTGcggccggcgtagctggtggagccgacggcgcttgcaccgcagAGTCAGtcggcacgaagatcgatgcctactcgggagacggcctgatagacggcttatagagttgctcgagggagacgccggctggaatagcctgtctcgtggagccgatctttgccagtgtatcagccgcctcattttctgcctTGGGAATGTGGTGGAACTCACGGccttcgaaggggccgctgagctgctggatgaggaagcggaagcttgccatgttggcgtccctggcgtcccattcgccagagacttgctgtaCCACCTAGTCTGAattgccgaagcatatgagccgccggatgccaatctccttggcgagccggaggccgtgagcaagtgcttcgtactcggcgacgttgttggaggcggcgaagtggatctggagagcatacttgagctggtcccctttcggagacatcaagacgatgccggctcccagtcctgtccgcatcttctaGCCGTCGAAGTGCCTTCGCCaacgcgtggagtctggaggcggtggctcgaactgggtatCGGCGGTGGCAGCAACAGGGTCACCAGCATCTGTTGACGCCTTGCcgtgagccgtgctggtgccggcgccgataaccatcacctccacggcgttggagacggcagcaacgtggtatggggtgaagaaccccaccgacggcggagggccgtcgaagacgaggacGTTGCTAGGATATACGTCATTGGCAGGCGTCTCagtgatagagagcctgctgaagctggcgcagagcgcctcaacgtcgaagtcctcgccgaagtagcacgGACCGTCATTGAGACGTAGATCGCTGAAGAGgatgctgaggttctccatagcagcgacgacaacgctaggaagcgcctcgtcatcagaatcttcgtctgaatccgcatggcggacggggacgtcgatcatcatcggtgttgcctcgtcgaaagcgggctccatgggcatgcaaactgatccggacgcgatgcatccggtggtgtaggtgcggggcctcgcccagcgcgtaaagccagccgatgccgcgatcggccccacggtgggccccaaatgtcggtgaatactcacaacatatgccataggtaggctaaagtcggtgagaaccgaagggacaaaagaGGGCGCTGAGAACGACGTTGGTACAAGCATGAAACGCACGATGtatccaggttcagggctctccttagagataagacccctagtcctgctggagtgtttgatgtgtatgaacagagtacagagttgctcctggagctgtgttgggaggaggaagaggggagcagccggctcgtctctgtctctctctatgtggttggtgagtgtgtagtgttgttcgtccgtggaatgatcggcccccctgcatggagggcgaccggggggttttatagacgaacccgccggcctacaatatggataaagggtacaagtgtgggacctggctagcagcctcgccggctggccaggggccaactagagtcttgtcttgtcgcttgaggggcccgccggctgcatggtctcgatttgcagtgggacccgccggctggccaatgaacctctcgcgtaaggttgacgccgagcacgcgctgtacgtcaagcgtcgtccagcgagattcgtcatgggcaagtagtacgaccgccttcactgttccccacgccgagtgcagtaatggagtgggagtgcgacggtccgacactatgctaggtgatggatcagagccggggtaggtcagcggcgtggccgccgacgctcgtacctgccggacgccccgatccagtacctttgctgacgcgtagctacctttaatcgtaaggtctcatcctgacctacgatctgatgtgacttgtgatcctcggccggctagcctgcttggccagccaGCTTGGGcgcggccgcctcgttcctagccggctggctggacCAAGCCGGCCCAGAAGAGGTaaccgcctcgactctagccggcaggggttgcctggccggccaaagggatggccgcctcgtcctctagccggtaggtgcaacctagccggccagaagacttgggccttaggaAATTGTATATATTCATatcctttgggccggaaatgaaggagcaggcttgatgagcctaccccggggttatccccccgacacataGATACTTGCAAAATGGCATCAGCTGGAACTTGGTCCAAGTTTTCTAACTCTAGATCAGCAAAATCAGTAACATAGATAGTTTCAGGCACCTCCTCTTCcagtgcttgcaaggcttgcaCCTGTGCTCTTTGGCTCATCTTGcaaacttgtctatggccaggcacCCAAGGCTCTCTGCATTTGTAGCACACTTGGTTCTGTTTGGCCTGCTGTATTATTAAGTTTCTGTTTTGCCCTACAGCAGCCCCTTCCACTCTAggttgctcaaacaagacatgcctTCTTGGTTGAGGAATATAAggtttagggtgtgtttggttggagggatatccTCCCAGGGACAGGGATAACCACTTTTTTCTGTGGTTGCCATGCGTTTGGATCTGAGGCGAGGAGGGATAGAGTCAACCAGATGCTGGGAATATTCTCCAAAAAAAGGGATGTGGCCAACCGCCAAAAACGGGCGGGCGGTGGCAACCACTCTGGGGTGGCCGgcgcgggaggcggccggcgcgggaggAGGCTGCCGGCGCGGGAGGCGCGGCCGGcacgggaggaggcggccggcgcgggtGGCGGCCGGCGCGGGGGGAGGCAGCCGGCGCGGGAGGAGGCCGACGCGGCAGGATCCCATcctcccaaccaaacaaaaaaagggataACCCTACCCttccaaccaaacaaaaaaaagggctatccccagccacctaattggggatacccacaaccaccctagcctatcccttcaaccaaacacacccttagtttGCACCACCTGCACTGAAGGTTGAGCCTTTTCCATTCTCCTAGCATACCAGATAGCAGTTTGCATATCCCTAGGTTTGAAACATTCCACATGGCTCTTTATATAAGTATTAAGGCCAGACACAAAGCTAGTCACATAGTAACTATCAGGAATTCCAGGgttttcccttctcataatattcATCAAATGCTCAAACTGCTCCACATGCCCAGCCAAGGATGAAGTCTGATGCACAGCATAAAAGGAACTCACAATGTCACAAGATGAATCCACAGCAAATCTCTCAGATAGATAAGAGCAGAATTTGTGCCAAGGTACATTACTAGGAGCAAAACCTGTACCTCTCCACCATTGAACTGCAGGGCCTTTCAAGTAAGAAACTGCTAATTCTGTCCTATGTTCAATTGGTGttctagcagcagcaaagtactgATCCAGATTCTGTATCCATGCTTCAGGATCCAGTCCCTCAAACTCAACAATATTCAGCTTTGCAGGCTTAATTGTAAGGACAGGCCTTCTATTGTCTGTAGGAGAATACTGCCTGTGTCTCTGTCCATCAGGCCACTCTTCCACTGGACCATTGTCCACCTGTTGCACttgcagttgttgttgctgcCCAGTACCCTGATTCACCTCCAGCTTGTTGTTAGCAAAATTAGGATGCCCGTAAGGTGCTTTGACAGTCCCATCCAAATTTAGCTCTTTCCCAGTGTGATCTCTCAGCACTCCTGAACCTACTGCTAACACTGCTTCTTTTTCTTGGCCATGAACTGAGGGTGGTGTGAAATTATGCAACTGCTTTGGTCTACCAGCAGGAATAACAGGGGAATGCACCTCTTCAACCTTTTTCTGGGCACTACCTTGCTCAGAACGATCTACTTGCCCCTCTTCAGAACCATGGTCCAACAGCAACTTCCTAAAGTTCTCCTGAATTTTATCAAAATTCCCTTGCATAGTGACAAAATTTGTGTTCACCATGGCACGAAACTCATGAAACTCCTTCCTATCTTCCTCTCTATTGCTCTGCAAAGTTTTGACATCCAATTCAAGCGACGCTAGCTGCAGATCTGCAGTAAGCACTGAATCTTCTTGCCCTGCCATCATGCCTCAAGAACAGGGTGGGTGGTGGGATTCATCTGAGAGTGCCTTGAGTAGACTGGTTCTTCAACCTTCTGTCGATCTGGATCTGGTGCGGATCATCCCTCAGCTGCTCTTGTACTCCTTCTACCAGCCGAAAACCGACtgcctctgataccaattgtcagGAACAGAGTTACTGACGAACTAAAACTAGCGAATAACAACGAACTTTGGAGGCTCAAATTAGGCCAAGGGGTGGATATATTGCCTAGCAAAGGGGAAAAATGAGTTGAGCACGCCGCCGGCGGTTAGGGTTTCACCCACACATGATTTACATGCCTCTAAGGGCTGGAACTAGTGGCTTATATAGGCCAAGAAGGaaaggaaaaggaaaggaaaTAAAGCAGCTAAATAACGGTAGTAGGGTTGTCGGATTCTCAACAGCGACGCGGGCGCTGCGCTCGACCATCGGATGCTGGATCGACGATCTTCACTTCACTTAGCTCGAACCGGTATCTTCTCATCTCAGCCGTCAGATGCACCATCAACCACCTACGCCTCTTCCGACACAGAGAAACAGGGGAGGCTTCCTCGTGCCTGACTCTTCCTACATACTACTCCCtctataaagaaatataagagcgtttaggtcACTAAAGTAGTggcctaaacgctcttatatttctttatagaGGGAGTACTTCCTAAATAtatgaccttttagagatttcactacggactacgtacggatgtatatagacatactccgtctgtaaactaatataagagcgtttggatcactactttagtgatctaaacactcttatattaatttacagagggagtactttagattatagatttattcattttgctccatatgtagtccgtgttaggaagtattagtattagtctaggagtccttattagtctatgtttacttttcttgcacctcaagtcatgtgtaatatatatatgctccTTGGGGCCTTCAataaagataagttgctttcctaacatggtattagagcttaggTTATTTTTTTGGGGCGCCGCAACTCACCCTCCCGATCCAATCTCGTCCCGCTCGCAGCCTTGGCCTTGCTCCCCAGCCGGCTCGATCTGATCGCCAGCCCGCCAGACGATCTCCCGATCGATCCCCGCGGGCCTCCCCGCTCGATCTCCTCTCGTCCTGCTCGATAGAAGCCTGGGAACGACCTCGTCATCGCCTGGTTCGTCCAAACCCGGTCGAGATCGGGGCGAGGAAGCAGGGGGACAGGGCAGCGGCAGATGGGGAAGGGACGACGGGGAAGAGGGAGGCCACGACGGCGGCTAGAATGCGGGATTGGGAGACCCATGGCTCGGCACGACGCACTGGATCCAGGGCCGCTGGAGTCCTGTCGGGTCCAGATCTTCAACCGGTCCCGCCGGCCCCTGCCGGATCTCGCGACGCCGCCGCTCTGTCCCGTCGCAGGCCcgctctcccctcctcctctcgCATGCTCCCTCACCGCCGTCGCCGAATCGCCCTAAGCCCTCGCCGTCGGGAGGCGGGAAGTGGTGCGTCGCCAAGGACGGCGCCAACGGgacgcacctcaagtcatgtgtaatatatgtatgctccttgggccttcaataaagataagttgctttcctaacagtccgtagtgtaatctctaaaaggtcttatatttagaaacggagggaataTCTTTTTTACTTATTTGCTCTGATAGCGTGAGTATGTTTAGTTGGGTTGGGTCTTGTTGTGGCACTCCATGTTTAGTTTTGGGTGCTTATTAGGTATCACCATATCACCATTGCTAGACAGCATTATCAATATTTCTTGTTTTATATGTTGGTGTTTTGATTGCATCACCTATTAATTCATCATAAGAGATTTTTGTTGTTTTGGAGATTTTTCATAAGAATACAAGCACTACTTCTCCCTTGTTAATACCCAAGCTCAAATAATGCTGCTCCGAGCAGCATTGTGGCACCACCTCCTCGAGCCCCTACGCCAAGGGCGGATTAGGCGAAGATGCCCAAGTTGTCAGAAGAACCCATTACCAATTAGGGGTGCTAATCATGTTTTCTTTTTTCCAGGTGTTTGAAAGTCATTCAGTCACTACAATCTTGTTGTGAGCAATGCGAGTACAAATCAACACATTGTGGTTCTTTGTCGGGCTTGCTGAAAAACATTTCAAAGTCATGTAATAAGAATAACACTTAATAAAGGTAAGATTTATCTTCATAGTTACCAAATTTATTGAAATTCTCCAGTTCTTTAATTCCATTTCTGTTTCTATATTAGCACTTGGAAGCTGTAAATTCTAAATAGCAGAATCGAGTGGTAGAGATTTTTTACCTGAATAAATTTATAGTTAGCCCCCTTACAGAAAATATAGGTTTTATGTATGTGTACATCAGTTGCCTGTTAGATGGTGCTGCATGGTGAATATCTACTTTGGTTACTCAAATGCATGGTTTTTAAGGCGACGCCTTACCGCTTTAGGGAGGGGGAGCGCTTTGACGCCTAGGCGACGACTAGGCGGACGCTTTAGGCGCCTAGGCGCCCAAAGCGGTCGATTTTCGAAAGCGGAGGGGGAGCGCTCTGACGCCTAGGCGTCGCCTAGGCGACGCTTCAGGGACGCCTTAAAAACAAGGCTCAAATGTCTATTTTGGTTACAAGGAGATGCTTTGTTTTGACCATTTCTTTTTTCTGTTACTATTTACATTGATATGTGATAAATTTATCAAGACAAGGCGCAGACTTACGAAAATATAATTTCTCATTTTTTTATCTCAAGTCTAAACATTAGGTTGTCTTCTTTGGCATCTCAACACAGGTCTGTATAGATATCCTTGAGAAACCAACGATTGTTGATATATTTTTGGATGAACTACGCACTAAAAGAAATATAACTTGGGGAAAATATGATACTTTCAAGACTGATGTAAGTGTCACCGTAATCAACATAGCTAATTTTCTTTTTGAGAAGGGGAATATATTAATATCGCGAAGATACCAATCACATTCAGCCTCTGCACCTACAAGATGTCACAAAAACATCCAGGATGCACACAGCCAAAGGGGGGAAATAAAAAGAAAGGTCCCGTCACAACGAACTCCTCTCAACAGCagcacacaccaccaccacctaatACGACACACGGAAGACACAAAAAGTCTCCAAAAACGTCTCCAAGAAGGGAACAGTGCACAAGCACCGTCGTTGCCCGATCCAAGATCTTAGGTTTTCACCCTTGAAAAAAGTCCGAGCTCTCAAAACAATTCCTTCAGCAAGGCAATCGTCAGGCACAACCAATGAAGGTCAGACCTTAGGTTTTCACCCTGAAAGTCACGACTCGGCACCCAAGGAGCACCACCAAAAATGAAATCCGCTAGTGTTGTCGCCCCACTTATCAGTGCTGCCCCTGAGAATTATCTGACACCTGGCTGACTCCGTCACCACCAAGGCTTCGTCGTCTAACTAGATCCTCCGATCTCGACCACCATGACCTTCTCCACCGTTGTATCCACCATGGAAATCGAGAAGCCGACATGTCCCAAGGTGTCAGCAACCAACAAAGCTTTGCGCCACAGTCTCGAACCTTgtagctagggttctaccaggtctcggacgtaggttgtaggggtgaaagtgcgggctgcgaggttggggacgccggcgccggcggttgggcgccgtcgcggcgtgagagagagagagagagaggcggctagggtttggggctctcgtctcctgagggagacgacaacagaatatactgtttactgtctgattaatatcgaaggggtacatgtgtttataaaggaggacagcctccactaaaccctagataacttggactctaacttggactctaatataacttggacttctaagataggtaagataacttgggctaagcccgtaattaaccctgcccattgggcctcctccgttggtacgttgtaccggtcataacatctctccccgccttctcaaacagctcgtcctcgagctgaacatctggaaactggtggcggaaatcgtcgagcttctcccaagtcgcttcctcctttggcaggccggtccattgtaccaagacatgccagacgccgcgacgctgctgcgcctgtagcaccttcgccacctgtgcggaagctggaaggaggcggccatccaaagtaggaggaagggccggtgtcgctgcaggagggtccctgcggtaggccttcagtaagccgacatggaagacgtcgtggaggcgagaaccagctggcagctccaagcggtatgcgagt
This region includes:
- the LOC123399876 gene encoding cx9C motif-containing protein 4 yields the protein MAQPSKEPCKKEACDIQACLSKNLFDSNKCLKVIQSLQSCCEQCEYKSTHCGSLSGLLKNISKSCNKNNT